CTGACGTGGATGACGAAGTAGATGCTGGCGAAGATTGTGCAGTTGCTGAGTCTGTAAAAGCGGCTTCTGATATCTACGCACCAATCACTGGTACTATCGTTGAAATCAACGAAGAGCTAGAAGACTCTCCTGAGTCTGTAAACAACGACCCATACGGTGACGGTTGGTTATTCAAAGTGAAGGCGTCTGACGAGTCTGAGCTTGAAAACCTACTTGACGCTGAAGGTTATTCAAATTCAATCGACGAAGACTAATTCGTTGAATGACTAAAAGCCCCATTTTTTGGGGCTTTTGTTGTTAAATCAAACCGCTTTGGTTTGGTTTACTCTCAAAGCATTATTTGTGACTGCGTTACCAAGGCCTTTGTCTGGCAACATTGCTAGGCATCAATGCAGGAACACCCATTTTATTTGGATCATAGGAATCTGGACTAATGTCAAACGCCAAATCTCTTGAACAGTTAGAGCAAAAGCAAGACTTTATTCGTCGCCATATCGGCCCGAATGCCGCACAAGTAAGCGAAATGCTTGCTGAGCTTGGAGTATCAAGTGTTGAAGAGCTGATCGGTCAAACGGTACCTGACTCTATTCGTTTAGAAACAGGTCTTAAGATTGGTGAAAGCCGTACAGAAGTTGAAACGCTGAGCTACCTAAAGTCAGTAGCTGGTCAAAACAAAGTATTTAAATCATACATTGGCCAAGGTTATCACCCAACACACGTACCTAATGTCATTTTACGTAATGTGTTAGAAAACCCAGGTTGGTACACAGCGTATACGCCTTACCAGCCAGAGATCGCACAGGGGCGTTTGGAGTCTCTTCTTAACTTCCAAACTCTAACTATGGATGTCACAGGCCTAGACTTGGCAAGTGCATCTTTGCTTGATGAGTCTACCGCAGCGGCAGAGGCAATGGCCCTATCTAAGCGTGTAGCAAAAGCGAAAAAAGCAAATACTTTCTTCATTGCAGATGACGTACACACTCAAACGATTGACGTAGTCAGCACACGTGCTGAACAGTTTGGTTTTGACGTAGTTGTCGCACCTGCAAGCGATGTGGTAAATCACGAAATCTTCGGTGCACTATTCCAGTACCCGTCAACATCAGGTGAAGTGGTTGATGTCACTGACCTAATCGCACAAGTACAAGACAAAAAAGCGATTGCCTGTGTTGCTGCAGACATCATGAGCTTAATGCTATTAAAAGCCCCAGGTAAACTAGGCGCAGATGTGGTACTTGGTTCAGCACAGCGCTTTGGTGTACCTATGGGTTACGGTGGCCCACACGCAGCCTTCTTCGCAACACGCGACAAGTACAAGCGTTCACTACCTGGTCGTATCATTGGTGTTTCTAAAGACCGTTTAGGTAACGATGCACTGCGTATGGCGATGCAGACGCGTGAGCAGCACATCCGTCGTGAAAAAGCGAACTCAAACATTTGTACAGCGCAGGTATTGCTGGCTAACATGGCTGCATTCTACGCGGTGTACCACGGTCCTCAAGGTCTTAAAACTATTGCACAGCGCATCAACCGCTTTGCAAGCATCTTGGCGACTGGCCTTAAGTCAAAAGGCGTTGCACTGAAGCACGACACTTGGTTTGATACCATCACAGTTGTGGCTGAAGATGCAGACAAAAACGCAGTCGTTGCACGTGCTGTTGCAAATGAAGTGAACTTTGCAATTAACCACGCAGGCGAGTACTCAATTGCACTGAATGAGACAACGACACGCGCTGACATCACAGAATTATTTGACATCATCCTTGGCGAAGGCCACGGTCTTGATGTGGCTGCGCTTGACGCAGAGGTTGCGGCAAACGACATCACAGGTATCCCAGCAAGCTTGGTACGTGATGACGAGATCCTAACCCATCCAAACTTTAATGAGTATCACAGCGAAACTGAAATGCTGCGTTACATCAAGCGTTTAGAGAACAAAGATTTAGCATTGAACCACTCAATGATCTCTTTGGGCTCTTGTACTATGAAGCTAAACGCGACAGCGGAGATGATCCCAGTAACCTGGCCTGAATTCGCTGAGCTTCACCCATTCTGTCCACTTGAGCAAGCACAAGGTTATCAAACGATGATGACTGAGCTGCACGACTGGCTTGTAGATATCACAGGCTACGATGCAGTATCACTACAGCCAAACTCAGGTGCACAAGGCGAGTACGCGGGTCTTATCGCGATTCGTAAATACCATGAATCACGTGGCGACGCGCACCGTAATGTCTGTTTGATCCCAAGCTCTGCGCACGGTACTAACCCTGCGTCAGCGCAAATGGCAAGCATGAAAGTTGTGGTTGTTGGCTGTGATGACAAAGGTAACATCGACCTTGACGACTTACGTGCGAAAGCAGAAGAAGTGTCTGAGAACCTATCTTGTATCATGGTTACTTACCCGTCTACACACGGTGTATACGAAGAGACTATCCGTGAAGTATGTGACATCGTTCACCAGCATGGCGGTCAAGTATACATGGACGGCGCGAACATGAACGCGCAAGTAGGTGTGACAAGCCCTGGCTTCATCGGCTCTGACGTATCGCACTTAAACCTACACAAAACATTCTGTATCCCACACGGTGGTGGCGGTCCTGGTGTTGGTCCTATCGGTGTTAAATCGCACCTTGCCCCATTTATGCCTAACCACAGCGTTATCAATGTTGCGGGCACAACAGAAGGCAACGGCGCGGTATCTGCTGCACCTTACGGCTCAGCGGCGATTTTACCTATCTCATGGGCATACATCGCGATGATGGGCAGCGAAGGTCTTAAGCAAGCGACTGAAATTGCGATTGTTAACGCGAACTACCTAACGGCGAAACTAGCGGACCACTACCCAGTGCTATATCGCGGCCGTAACGACCGTGTTGCGCACGAGTGTATCGTTGACTTACGTCCACTTAAAGATGCATCTGGCATCACTGAAATGGATGTAGCTAAGCGTCTTATGGACTACGGTTTCCACGCACCAACGATGTCATTCCCAGTTGCAGGCACGTTAATGATTGAGCCTACTGAGTCTGAGTCTAAGGTTGAAATCGACCGCTTTATCGAAGCGATGATTTCAATCCGTAAAGAGATTGCAAAGGTTGAGTCTGGCGAGTGGTCTGTAGAGAACAACCCACTTGTATTTGCTCCGCACACACAAGCTGACGTATTAGGAAACGAGTGGGAGCGTGCATATGACCGTTTCTATGCTGCATTCCCTGTACCTGCTGTTGCAAAAGACAAGTTCTGGCCAACGGTAACCCGTATCGATGACGTATACGGTGACCGTAACCTGATCTGTTCATGTCCAGCTGTTGAGACATATGCAGAGTAATTGATATCTGATTGTCGGGAGAAATCCTGACATGGATTTTAATTTGAAAACCGCCTTAAGAGATTAAGGCGGTTTTTTTGTGGGCGGGTTTTGGGGTTCTTATTTTCACAATCCTGACGGAGGTTAGGATCCATTTTGCAGAGATGCTGGATTCAGGTGCAATCTTGCCCTTGTCATCCTGACGAAGGTCAGGATCCATTTTGCAGAGATGCTGGATTCAGGTGCAATCTTGCCCTTGCCATCCTGACGAACGTCAGGACTCATTTTGCGGAGATGCTGGGTTCAGCTGCAATCTCGCCTTCGTCATCCTGACGAACGTCAGGACCTATTTTTCTGTGCTGTTAGTTTTAATCATGCATTTGTTGGTAATAGCAACCTCCAACTATACATTTTGTCGCGTTGGCGACGACAACCAAGGGGCGGCTGACGCTGGCCTCTCGGGTGCGACCTTCGTCTTGGAACCCCTCGGCGCCCCGTTATCACGCTGTTTCTTCAAATAATCAATTGATGTGAACGTAACCGCCACTCTGGCACATCCATGTGCCAGAGTGGCTTGGCTCGCATCCATGCGAGCACATTACTCATCAATTGCTTATTTTCAGGCGTGATAGAAGAGGGAGTGGGCGTTGTCTGTAGATTTTTTTGCTTTAGTTGGGATATAGATGATTCTTACCTTGATGAGATGCTCTAGGTTTCAACTGCAATCTGCCCCTCGTCATCCTGACGAAGGTCAGGATCCATTTTGCAGAGATGCTGGGTTCAGGTGCAATCTCGCCCTCGTCATCCTGACGGAGGTCAGGATCCATTTTGCAGAGATGCTGGGTTCAGGTGCAATCTTACCCTCGTGACCCTGACGAACGTCAGGAT
This genomic window from Pseudoalteromonas luteoviolacea contains:
- the gcvP gene encoding aminomethyl-transferring glycine dehydrogenase, with translation MSNAKSLEQLEQKQDFIRRHIGPNAAQVSEMLAELGVSSVEELIGQTVPDSIRLETGLKIGESRTEVETLSYLKSVAGQNKVFKSYIGQGYHPTHVPNVILRNVLENPGWYTAYTPYQPEIAQGRLESLLNFQTLTMDVTGLDLASASLLDESTAAAEAMALSKRVAKAKKANTFFIADDVHTQTIDVVSTRAEQFGFDVVVAPASDVVNHEIFGALFQYPSTSGEVVDVTDLIAQVQDKKAIACVAADIMSLMLLKAPGKLGADVVLGSAQRFGVPMGYGGPHAAFFATRDKYKRSLPGRIIGVSKDRLGNDALRMAMQTREQHIRREKANSNICTAQVLLANMAAFYAVYHGPQGLKTIAQRINRFASILATGLKSKGVALKHDTWFDTITVVAEDADKNAVVARAVANEVNFAINHAGEYSIALNETTTRADITELFDIILGEGHGLDVAALDAEVAANDITGIPASLVRDDEILTHPNFNEYHSETEMLRYIKRLENKDLALNHSMISLGSCTMKLNATAEMIPVTWPEFAELHPFCPLEQAQGYQTMMTELHDWLVDITGYDAVSLQPNSGAQGEYAGLIAIRKYHESRGDAHRNVCLIPSSAHGTNPASAQMASMKVVVVGCDDKGNIDLDDLRAKAEEVSENLSCIMVTYPSTHGVYEETIREVCDIVHQHGGQVYMDGANMNAQVGVTSPGFIGSDVSHLNLHKTFCIPHGGGGPGVGPIGVKSHLAPFMPNHSVINVAGTTEGNGAVSAAPYGSAAILPISWAYIAMMGSEGLKQATEIAIVNANYLTAKLADHYPVLYRGRNDRVAHECIVDLRPLKDASGITEMDVAKRLMDYGFHAPTMSFPVAGTLMIEPTESESKVEIDRFIEAMISIRKEIAKVESGEWSVENNPLVFAPHTQADVLGNEWERAYDRFYAAFPVPAVAKDKFWPTVTRIDDVYGDRNLICSCPAVETYAE
- the gcvH gene encoding glycine cleavage system protein GcvH, which encodes MSNIPSELKYASSHEWVRAEGDGVFTVGITEHAQELLGDMVFVDLPDVDDEVDAGEDCAVAESVKAASDIYAPITGTIVEINEELEDSPESVNNDPYGDGWLFKVKASDESELENLLDAEGYSNSIDED